The Salmo salar chromosome ssa06, Ssal_v3.1, whole genome shotgun sequence genome window below encodes:
- the LOC106601595 gene encoding dynamin-2 isoform X18 has protein sequence MGNRGMEDLIPLINKLQDAFSSIGQSCNLDLPQIAVVGGQSAGKSSVLENFVGRDFLPRGSGIVTRRPLILQLCFNKAEYAEFLHCKGRKFVDFEEVRAEIEAETDRITGSNKGISPIPINLRVYSPNVLNLTLIDLPGMTKVAVGDQPLDIEHQIRDMLLQFITKESCLILAVTPANQDLANSDALKIAKEVDPQGLRTIGVITKLDLMDEGTDAKDILENKLLPLRRGYIGVVNRSQKDIDGRKDIRAALAAERKFFLSHPGYRHMAERMGTPHLQKQLNQQLTNHIRDTLPGLRSKLQSQVLSLEKEVEEYKNFRPDDPTRKTKALLQMVQQFGVDFEKRIEGSGDQVDTAELSGGAKINRIFHERFPFELVKIVFDEKELRREISHAIKNVHGVRTGLFTPDLAFEAIVKKQILKLKEPSLKCVDLVVSELTALVMKCSVKLGSYPRLREETERIVTTYVREREGKTKDQVMLLIDIELSYINTNHEDFIGFANAQQRNTHQNKKRAIPNQVIRKGWLTINISIMKGGSKEYWFILTAESLSWYKDEEEKEKKYMLPLDNLKLRDVEKGFMSTKHVFGVFNTESRNVYKDLRQIELACDTQEDVDSWKASFLRAGVYPEKDQVDTEDTAPSETFSMDPQLERQVETIRNLVDSYIGIVNKSIRDLMPKTIMHLMINSAKDFIHSELLAYLYSSGDQNSLMEESADQAQRRDEMLRMYHALKEALHIIGDITTTTVTVPVPPPVNDSWMQEASPTPQRRPPAAAAPPPSRPPAVSGPRLGPPLNPSPAFGGPPIPSRPGPPPINAFGSNNHQDPFSAPPLIPSRPARIPPGVPSRRPPGAPHRPTIIRPAEPSLLD, from the exons ggattTTCTTCCTCGAGGATCAGGCATAGTCACCCGTAGACCTCTGATCCTGCAGCTGTGCTTTAACAAAGCTG AGTATGCAGAGTTCCTACACTGTAAAGGGAGGAAGTTTGTGGACTTTGAGGAGGTCCGGGCGGAGAtcgaggcagagacagacaggatcACAGGCTCCAACAAGGGcatctcccccatccccatcaacCTCCGGGTCTACTCCCCTAACG TGCTAAACCTGACTCTGATCGACCTCCCGGGGATGACTAAGGTGGCAGTGGGGGACCAGCCGCTGGACATAGAGCACCAGATCAGGGACATGCTGCTGCAGTTCATCACCAAGGAGAGCTGCCTCATCCTGGCCGTCACCCCCGCCAACCAGGACCTGGCCAACTCAGACGCCCTCAAGATCGCCAAGGAGGTGGACCCACAGG GTCTGCGCACTATTGGCGTGATCACAAAGCTGGACCTGATGGACGAAGGGACGGATGCTAAAGACATCCTGGAGAACAAACTGCTACCTCTGCGTAGAG GCTATATCGGCGTGGTGAACCGCAGTCAGAAGGACATAGACGGCAGGAAGGACATCCGCGCTGCGCTGGCTGCTGAGAGGAAGTTCTTCCTGTCTCACCCGGGCTACAGACACATGGCCGAGCGCATGGGCACCCCACACCTGCAGAAACAACTAAACCAG caacTGACCAACCACATCAGGGACACTCTGCCTGGGCTGCGCAGTAAGCTGCAGAGCCAGGTCCTCTCCCTggagaaagaggtggaggagTACAAGAACTTCCGTCCCGACGACCCCACACGCAAGACCAAGGCCCTGCTGCA GATGGTGCAGCAGTTTGGGGTGGACTTTGAGAAGCGTATCGAGGGCTCTGGGGACCAGGTGGACACAGCGGAGCTGTCGGGCGGTGCCAAAATCAACCGGATCTTCCACGAGCGCTTCCCCTTCGAGCTGGTCAAG attgTGTTTGATGAGAAGGAGTTGAGGAGGGAGATCAGTCATGCCATCAAGAATGTCCATGGTGTCAG AACGGGGTTGTTCACCCCTGACCTGGCCTTCGAGGCCATAGTCAAAAAGCAGATCCTCAAACTGAAAGAGCCCAGCCTGAAATGTGTGGATCTGGTGGTGTCTGAGCTGACCGCGCTCGTCATGAAGTGTTCTGTCAAG CTGGGTTCCTACCCCCGGCTGAGAGAGGAGACCGAGAGGATCGTCACCACctacgtcagagagagagagggcaagaccAAGGACCAG GTGATGCTGCTGATTGACATTGAGCTGTCCTACATCAACACCAACCACGAGGACTTTATAGGCTTCGCCAA TGCCCAGCAGAGAAATACACATCAGAACAAGAAGAGGGCCATTCCCAACCAG GTGATCCGCAAAGGCTGGCTCACCATCAACATCAGCATCATGAAGGGAGGCTCCAAGGAGTACTGGTTCATCCTGACCGCAGAGTCACTATCCTGGTACAAGGATGAGGAG gagaaagagaagaagtaCATGCTGCCCCTAGATAACCTCAAGCTGAGGGATGTGGAGAAAGGCTTCATGTCCACCAAACACGTATTTGGCGTCTTCAACACTGAATCCAG GAATGTGTATAAGGACCTGCGTCAGATTGAGCTGGCCTGTGACACCCAGGAGGACGTGGACAGTTGGAAGGCCTCCTTCCTGAGGGCTGGGGTCTACCCTGAGAAGGACCAG gtggaCACTGAGGATACGGCCCCGTCAGAAACCTTCTCCATGGACCCCCAGCTGGAGAGGCAGGTGGAGACCATCCGTAACCTGGTGGACTCCTACATCGGCATCGTCAACAAGTCCATCAGGGATCTCATGCCCAAGACCATCATGCACCTCATGATCAACAGC gctAAGGACTTCATCCACTCAGAGCTGCTGGCCTACCTGTACTCGTCAGGTGACCAAAACAGCCTGATGGAGGAGTCAGCTGACCAGGCGCAGCGCCGCGACGAGATGCTCCGCATGTACCACGCCCTCAAGGAGGCACTGCACATCATCGgtgacatcaccaccaccacggtGACGGTCCCCGTGCCGCCGCCCGTCAACGACAGCTGGATGCAGGAGGCCAG TCCTACCCCCCAGCGCCGCCCCCCGGCCGCAGCAGCCCCTCCCCCAAGCCGTCCTCCTGCAGTGAGTGGCCCAAGGCTAGGAccacccctcaacccctccccggCGTTTGGGGGGCCCCCCATCCCCTCTCGCCCGGGCCCGCCGCCCATTAACGCCTTTGGCAGCAACAACCATCAGGACCCTTTCAGTGCCCCCCCACTGATCCCCTCTCGTCCCGCTCGCATCCCCCCTGGCGTGCCCAG ccgAAGACCCCCTGGCGCTCCTCACCGGCCCACCATAATCCGCCCTGCCGAGCCCTCCCTGCTAGACTAG
- the LOC106601595 gene encoding dynamin-2 isoform X14 produces the protein MGNRGMEDLIPLINKLQDAFSSIGQSCNLDLPQIAVVGGQSAGKSSVLENFVGRDFLPRGSGIVTRRPLILQLCFNKAEYAEFLHCKGRKFVDFEEVRAEIEAETDRITGSNKGISPIPINLRVYSPNVLNLTLIDLPGMTKVAVGDQPLDIEHQIRDMLLQFITKESCLILAVTPANQDLANSDALKIAKEVDPQGLRTIGVITKLDLMDEGTDAKDILENKLLPLRRGYIGVVNRSQKDIDGRKDIRAALAAERKFFLSHPGYRHMAERMGTPHLQKQLNQQLTNHIRDTLPGLRSKLQSQVLSLEKEVEEYKNFRPDDPTRKTKALLQMVQQFGVDFEKRIEGSGDQVDTAELSGGAKINRIFHERFPFELVKIVFDEKELRREISHAIKNVHGVRTGLFTPDLAFEAIVKKQILKLKEPSLKCVDLVVSELTALVMKCSVKLGSYPRLREETERIVTTYVREREGKTKDQVMLLIDIELSYINTNHEDFIGFANAQQRNTHQNKKRAIPNQGEILVIRKGWLTINISIMKGGSKEYWFILTAESLSWYKDEEEKEKKYMLPLDNLKLRDVEKGFMSTKHVFGVFNTESRNVYKDLRQIELACDTQEDVDSWKASFLRAGVYPEKDQVDTEDTAPSETFSMDPQLERQVETIRNLVDSYIGIVNKSIRDLMPKTIMHLMINSAKDFIHSELLAYLYSSGDQNSLMEESADQAQRRDEMLRMYHALKEALHIIGDITTTTVTVPVPPPVNDSWMQEASPTPQRRPPAAAAPPPSRPPAVSGPRLGPPLNPSPAFGGPPIPSRPGPPPINAFGSNNHQDPFSAPPLIPSRPARIPPGVPSRRPPGAPHRPTIIRPAEPSLLD, from the exons ggattTTCTTCCTCGAGGATCAGGCATAGTCACCCGTAGACCTCTGATCCTGCAGCTGTGCTTTAACAAAGCTG AGTATGCAGAGTTCCTACACTGTAAAGGGAGGAAGTTTGTGGACTTTGAGGAGGTCCGGGCGGAGAtcgaggcagagacagacaggatcACAGGCTCCAACAAGGGcatctcccccatccccatcaacCTCCGGGTCTACTCCCCTAACG TGCTAAACCTGACTCTGATCGACCTCCCGGGGATGACTAAGGTGGCAGTGGGGGACCAGCCGCTGGACATAGAGCACCAGATCAGGGACATGCTGCTGCAGTTCATCACCAAGGAGAGCTGCCTCATCCTGGCCGTCACCCCCGCCAACCAGGACCTGGCCAACTCAGACGCCCTCAAGATCGCCAAGGAGGTGGACCCACAGG GTCTGCGCACTATTGGCGTGATCACAAAGCTGGACCTGATGGACGAAGGGACGGATGCTAAAGACATCCTGGAGAACAAACTGCTACCTCTGCGTAGAG GCTATATCGGCGTGGTGAACCGCAGTCAGAAGGACATAGACGGCAGGAAGGACATCCGCGCTGCGCTGGCTGCTGAGAGGAAGTTCTTCCTGTCTCACCCGGGCTACAGACACATGGCCGAGCGCATGGGCACCCCACACCTGCAGAAACAACTAAACCAG caacTGACCAACCACATCAGGGACACTCTGCCTGGGCTGCGCAGTAAGCTGCAGAGCCAGGTCCTCTCCCTggagaaagaggtggaggagTACAAGAACTTCCGTCCCGACGACCCCACACGCAAGACCAAGGCCCTGCTGCA GATGGTGCAGCAGTTTGGGGTGGACTTTGAGAAGCGTATCGAGGGCTCTGGGGACCAGGTGGACACAGCGGAGCTGTCGGGCGGTGCCAAAATCAACCGGATCTTCCACGAGCGCTTCCCCTTCGAGCTGGTCAAG attgTGTTTGATGAGAAGGAGTTGAGGAGGGAGATCAGTCATGCCATCAAGAATGTCCATGGTGTCAG AACGGGGTTGTTCACCCCTGACCTGGCCTTCGAGGCCATAGTCAAAAAGCAGATCCTCAAACTGAAAGAGCCCAGCCTGAAATGTGTGGATCTGGTGGTGTCTGAGCTGACCGCGCTCGTCATGAAGTGTTCTGTCAAG CTGGGTTCCTACCCCCGGCTGAGAGAGGAGACCGAGAGGATCGTCACCACctacgtcagagagagagagggcaagaccAAGGACCAG GTGATGCTGCTGATTGACATTGAGCTGTCCTACATCAACACCAACCACGAGGACTTTATAGGCTTCGCCAA TGCCCAGCAGAGAAATACACATCAGAACAAGAAGAGGGCCATTCCCAACCAG GGTGAGATTCTG GTGATCCGCAAAGGCTGGCTCACCATCAACATCAGCATCATGAAGGGAGGCTCCAAGGAGTACTGGTTCATCCTGACCGCAGAGTCACTATCCTGGTACAAGGATGAGGAG gagaaagagaagaagtaCATGCTGCCCCTAGATAACCTCAAGCTGAGGGATGTGGAGAAAGGCTTCATGTCCACCAAACACGTATTTGGCGTCTTCAACACTGAATCCAG GAATGTGTATAAGGACCTGCGTCAGATTGAGCTGGCCTGTGACACCCAGGAGGACGTGGACAGTTGGAAGGCCTCCTTCCTGAGGGCTGGGGTCTACCCTGAGAAGGACCAG gtggaCACTGAGGATACGGCCCCGTCAGAAACCTTCTCCATGGACCCCCAGCTGGAGAGGCAGGTGGAGACCATCCGTAACCTGGTGGACTCCTACATCGGCATCGTCAACAAGTCCATCAGGGATCTCATGCCCAAGACCATCATGCACCTCATGATCAACAGC gctAAGGACTTCATCCACTCAGAGCTGCTGGCCTACCTGTACTCGTCAGGTGACCAAAACAGCCTGATGGAGGAGTCAGCTGACCAGGCGCAGCGCCGCGACGAGATGCTCCGCATGTACCACGCCCTCAAGGAGGCACTGCACATCATCGgtgacatcaccaccaccacggtGACGGTCCCCGTGCCGCCGCCCGTCAACGACAGCTGGATGCAGGAGGCCAG TCCTACCCCCCAGCGCCGCCCCCCGGCCGCAGCAGCCCCTCCCCCAAGCCGTCCTCCTGCAGTGAGTGGCCCAAGGCTAGGAccacccctcaacccctccccggCGTTTGGGGGGCCCCCCATCCCCTCTCGCCCGGGCCCGCCGCCCATTAACGCCTTTGGCAGCAACAACCATCAGGACCCTTTCAGTGCCCCCCCACTGATCCCCTCTCGTCCCGCTCGCATCCCCCCTGGCGTGCCCAG ccgAAGACCCCCTGGCGCTCCTCACCGGCCCACCATAATCCGCCCTGCCGAGCCCTCCCTGCTAGACTAG
- the LOC106601595 gene encoding dynamin-2 isoform X4 has protein sequence MGNRGMEDLIPLINKLQDAFSSIGQSCNLDLPQIAVVGGQSAGKSSVLENFVGRDFLPRGSGIVTRRPLILQLCFNKAEYAEFLHCKGRKFVDFEEVRAEIEAETDRITGSNKGISPIPINLRVYSPNVLNLTLIDLPGMTKVAVGDQPLDIEHQIRDMLLQFITKESCLILAVTPANQDLANSDALKIAKEVDPQGLRTIGVITKLDLMDEGTDAKDILENKLLPLRRGYIGVVNRSQKDIDGRKDIRAALAAERKFFLSHPGYRHMAERMGTPHLQKQLNQQLTNHIRDTLPGLRSKLQSQVLSLEKEVEEYKNFRPDDPTRKTKALLQMVQQFGVDFEKRIEGSGDQVDTAELSGGAKINRIFHERFPFELVKIVFDEKELRREISHAIKNVHGVRTGLFTPDLAFEAIVKKQIIKLKEPCIKCIDLVIQELINTVRQCTNKLGSYPRLREETERIVTTYVREREGKTKDQVMLLIDIELSYINTNHEDFIGFANLDFRRHDDGSPPGYGNNSAQQRNTHQNKKRAIPNQGEILVIRKGWLTINISIMKGGSKEYWFILTAESLSWYKDEEEKEKKYMLPLDNLKLRDVEKGFMSTKHVFGVFNTESSRNVYKDLRQIELACDTQEDVDSWKASFLRAGVYPEKDQVDTEDTAPSETFSMDPQLERQVETIRNLVDSYIGIVNKSIRDLMPKTIMHLMINSAKDFIHSELLAYLYSSGDQNSLMEESADQAQRRDEMLRMYHALKEALHIIGDITTTTVTVPVPPPVNDSWMQEASPTPQRRPPAAAAPPPSRPPAVSGPRLGPPLNPSPAFGGPPIPSRPGPPPINAFGSNNHQDPFSAPPLIPSRPARIPPGVPSRRPPGAPHRPTIIRPAEPSLLD, from the exons ggattTTCTTCCTCGAGGATCAGGCATAGTCACCCGTAGACCTCTGATCCTGCAGCTGTGCTTTAACAAAGCTG AGTATGCAGAGTTCCTACACTGTAAAGGGAGGAAGTTTGTGGACTTTGAGGAGGTCCGGGCGGAGAtcgaggcagagacagacaggatcACAGGCTCCAACAAGGGcatctcccccatccccatcaacCTCCGGGTCTACTCCCCTAACG TGCTAAACCTGACTCTGATCGACCTCCCGGGGATGACTAAGGTGGCAGTGGGGGACCAGCCGCTGGACATAGAGCACCAGATCAGGGACATGCTGCTGCAGTTCATCACCAAGGAGAGCTGCCTCATCCTGGCCGTCACCCCCGCCAACCAGGACCTGGCCAACTCAGACGCCCTCAAGATCGCCAAGGAGGTGGACCCACAGG GTCTGCGCACTATTGGCGTGATCACAAAGCTGGACCTGATGGACGAAGGGACGGATGCTAAAGACATCCTGGAGAACAAACTGCTACCTCTGCGTAGAG GCTATATCGGCGTGGTGAACCGCAGTCAGAAGGACATAGACGGCAGGAAGGACATCCGCGCTGCGCTGGCTGCTGAGAGGAAGTTCTTCCTGTCTCACCCGGGCTACAGACACATGGCCGAGCGCATGGGCACCCCACACCTGCAGAAACAACTAAACCAG caacTGACCAACCACATCAGGGACACTCTGCCTGGGCTGCGCAGTAAGCTGCAGAGCCAGGTCCTCTCCCTggagaaagaggtggaggagTACAAGAACTTCCGTCCCGACGACCCCACACGCAAGACCAAGGCCCTGCTGCA GATGGTGCAGCAGTTTGGGGTGGACTTTGAGAAGCGTATCGAGGGCTCTGGGGACCAGGTGGACACAGCGGAGCTGTCGGGCGGTGCCAAAATCAACCGGATCTTCCACGAGCGCTTCCCCTTCGAGCTGGTCAAG attgTGTTTGATGAGAAGGAGTTGAGGAGGGAGATCAGTCATGCCATCAAGAATGTCCATGGTGTCAG AACGGGCCTGTTCACTCCCGACCTGGCGTTTGAGGCCATTGTGAAAAAGCAGATCATTAAGCTGAAAGAGCCCTGTATCAAATGTATCGACCTTGTCATTCAGGAGCTCATCAACACAGTCAGGCAGTGCACCAACAAG CTGGGTTCCTACCCCCGGCTGAGAGAGGAGACCGAGAGGATCGTCACCACctacgtcagagagagagagggcaagaccAAGGACCAG GTGATGCTGCTGATTGACATTGAGCTGTCCTACATCAACACCAACCACGAGGACTTTATAGGCTTCGCCAA TCTTGACTTCAGAAGGCACGATGATGGTAGCCCACCAGGGTACGGCAACAACAG TGCCCAGCAGAGAAATACACATCAGAACAAGAAGAGGGCCATTCCCAACCAG GGTGAGATTCTG GTGATCCGCAAAGGCTGGCTCACCATCAACATCAGCATCATGAAGGGAGGCTCCAAGGAGTACTGGTTCATCCTGACCGCAGAGTCACTATCCTGGTACAAGGATGAGGAG gagaaagagaagaagtaCATGCTGCCCCTAGATAACCTCAAGCTGAGGGATGTGGAGAAAGGCTTCATGTCCACCAAACACGTATTTGGCGTCTTCAACACTGAATCCAG CAGGAATGTGTATAAGGACCTGCGTCAGATTGAGCTGGCCTGTGACACCCAGGAGGACGTGGACAGTTGGAAGGCCTCCTTCCTGAGGGCTGGGGTCTACCCTGAGAAGGACCAG gtggaCACTGAGGATACGGCCCCGTCAGAAACCTTCTCCATGGACCCCCAGCTGGAGAGGCAGGTGGAGACCATCCGTAACCTGGTGGACTCCTACATCGGCATCGTCAACAAGTCCATCAGGGATCTCATGCCCAAGACCATCATGCACCTCATGATCAACAGC gctAAGGACTTCATCCACTCAGAGCTGCTGGCCTACCTGTACTCGTCAGGTGACCAAAACAGCCTGATGGAGGAGTCAGCTGACCAGGCGCAGCGCCGCGACGAGATGCTCCGCATGTACCACGCCCTCAAGGAGGCACTGCACATCATCGgtgacatcaccaccaccacggtGACGGTCCCCGTGCCGCCGCCCGTCAACGACAGCTGGATGCAGGAGGCCAG TCCTACCCCCCAGCGCCGCCCCCCGGCCGCAGCAGCCCCTCCCCCAAGCCGTCCTCCTGCAGTGAGTGGCCCAAGGCTAGGAccacccctcaacccctccccggCGTTTGGGGGGCCCCCCATCCCCTCTCGCCCGGGCCCGCCGCCCATTAACGCCTTTGGCAGCAACAACCATCAGGACCCTTTCAGTGCCCCCCCACTGATCCCCTCTCGTCCCGCTCGCATCCCCCCTGGCGTGCCCAG ccgAAGACCCCCTGGCGCTCCTCACCGGCCCACCATAATCCGCCCTGCCGAGCCCTCCCTGCTAGACTAG
- the LOC106601595 gene encoding dynamin-2 isoform X2 yields the protein MGNRGMEDLIPLINKLQDAFSSIGQSCNLDLPQIAVVGGQSAGKSSVLENFVGRDFLPRGSGIVTRRPLILQLCFNKAEYAEFLHCKGRKFVDFEEVRAEIEAETDRITGSNKGISPIPINLRVYSPNVLNLTLIDLPGMTKVAVGDQPLDIEHQIRDMLLQFITKESCLILAVTPANQDLANSDALKIAKEVDPQGLRTIGVITKLDLMDEGTDAKDILENKLLPLRRGYIGVVNRSQKDIDGRKDIRAALAAERKFFLSHPGYRHMAERMGTPHLQKQLNQQLTNHIRDTLPGLRSKLQSQVLSLEKEVEEYKNFRPDDPTRKTKALLQMVQQFGVDFEKRIEGSGDQVDTAELSGGAKINRIFHERFPFELVKIVFDEKELRREISHAIKNVHGVRTGLFTPDLAFEAIVKKQILKLKEPSLKCVDLVVSELTALVMKCSVKLGSYPRLREETERIVTTYVREREGKTKDQVMLLIDIELSYINTNHEDFIGFANLDFRRHDDGSPPGYGNNSAQQRNTHQNKKRAIPNQGLREGEQEKVIRKGWLTINISIMKGGSKEYWFILTAESLSWYKDEEEKEKKYMLPLDNLKLRDVEKGFMSTKHVFGVFNTESSRNVYKDLRQIELACDTQEDVDSWKASFLRAGVYPEKDQVDTEDTAPSETFSMDPQLERQVETIRNLVDSYIGIVNKSIRDLMPKTIMHLMINSAKDFIHSELLAYLYSSGDQNSLMEESADQAQRRDEMLRMYHALKEALHIIGDITTTTVTVPVPPPVNDSWMQEASPTPQRRPPAAAAPPPSRPPAVSGPRLGPPLNPSPAFGGPPIPSRPGPPPINAFGSNNHQDPFSAPPLIPSRPARIPPGVPSRRPPGAPHRPTIIRPAEPSLLD from the exons ggattTTCTTCCTCGAGGATCAGGCATAGTCACCCGTAGACCTCTGATCCTGCAGCTGTGCTTTAACAAAGCTG AGTATGCAGAGTTCCTACACTGTAAAGGGAGGAAGTTTGTGGACTTTGAGGAGGTCCGGGCGGAGAtcgaggcagagacagacaggatcACAGGCTCCAACAAGGGcatctcccccatccccatcaacCTCCGGGTCTACTCCCCTAACG TGCTAAACCTGACTCTGATCGACCTCCCGGGGATGACTAAGGTGGCAGTGGGGGACCAGCCGCTGGACATAGAGCACCAGATCAGGGACATGCTGCTGCAGTTCATCACCAAGGAGAGCTGCCTCATCCTGGCCGTCACCCCCGCCAACCAGGACCTGGCCAACTCAGACGCCCTCAAGATCGCCAAGGAGGTGGACCCACAGG GTCTGCGCACTATTGGCGTGATCACAAAGCTGGACCTGATGGACGAAGGGACGGATGCTAAAGACATCCTGGAGAACAAACTGCTACCTCTGCGTAGAG GCTATATCGGCGTGGTGAACCGCAGTCAGAAGGACATAGACGGCAGGAAGGACATCCGCGCTGCGCTGGCTGCTGAGAGGAAGTTCTTCCTGTCTCACCCGGGCTACAGACACATGGCCGAGCGCATGGGCACCCCACACCTGCAGAAACAACTAAACCAG caacTGACCAACCACATCAGGGACACTCTGCCTGGGCTGCGCAGTAAGCTGCAGAGCCAGGTCCTCTCCCTggagaaagaggtggaggagTACAAGAACTTCCGTCCCGACGACCCCACACGCAAGACCAAGGCCCTGCTGCA GATGGTGCAGCAGTTTGGGGTGGACTTTGAGAAGCGTATCGAGGGCTCTGGGGACCAGGTGGACACAGCGGAGCTGTCGGGCGGTGCCAAAATCAACCGGATCTTCCACGAGCGCTTCCCCTTCGAGCTGGTCAAG attgTGTTTGATGAGAAGGAGTTGAGGAGGGAGATCAGTCATGCCATCAAGAATGTCCATGGTGTCAG AACGGGGTTGTTCACCCCTGACCTGGCCTTCGAGGCCATAGTCAAAAAGCAGATCCTCAAACTGAAAGAGCCCAGCCTGAAATGTGTGGATCTGGTGGTGTCTGAGCTGACCGCGCTCGTCATGAAGTGTTCTGTCAAG CTGGGTTCCTACCCCCGGCTGAGAGAGGAGACCGAGAGGATCGTCACCACctacgtcagagagagagagggcaagaccAAGGACCAG GTGATGCTGCTGATTGACATTGAGCTGTCCTACATCAACACCAACCACGAGGACTTTATAGGCTTCGCCAA TCTTGACTTCAGAAGGCACGATGATGGTAGCCCACCAGGGTACGGCAACAACAG TGCCCAGCAGAGAAATACACATCAGAACAAGAAGAGGGCCATTCCCAACCAG GGACTGAGAGAGGGCGAGCAGGAGAAG GTGATCCGCAAAGGCTGGCTCACCATCAACATCAGCATCATGAAGGGAGGCTCCAAGGAGTACTGGTTCATCCTGACCGCAGAGTCACTATCCTGGTACAAGGATGAGGAG gagaaagagaagaagtaCATGCTGCCCCTAGATAACCTCAAGCTGAGGGATGTGGAGAAAGGCTTCATGTCCACCAAACACGTATTTGGCGTCTTCAACACTGAATCCAG CAGGAATGTGTATAAGGACCTGCGTCAGATTGAGCTGGCCTGTGACACCCAGGAGGACGTGGACAGTTGGAAGGCCTCCTTCCTGAGGGCTGGGGTCTACCCTGAGAAGGACCAG gtggaCACTGAGGATACGGCCCCGTCAGAAACCTTCTCCATGGACCCCCAGCTGGAGAGGCAGGTGGAGACCATCCGTAACCTGGTGGACTCCTACATCGGCATCGTCAACAAGTCCATCAGGGATCTCATGCCCAAGACCATCATGCACCTCATGATCAACAGC gctAAGGACTTCATCCACTCAGAGCTGCTGGCCTACCTGTACTCGTCAGGTGACCAAAACAGCCTGATGGAGGAGTCAGCTGACCAGGCGCAGCGCCGCGACGAGATGCTCCGCATGTACCACGCCCTCAAGGAGGCACTGCACATCATCGgtgacatcaccaccaccacggtGACGGTCCCCGTGCCGCCGCCCGTCAACGACAGCTGGATGCAGGAGGCCAG TCCTACCCCCCAGCGCCGCCCCCCGGCCGCAGCAGCCCCTCCCCCAAGCCGTCCTCCTGCAGTGAGTGGCCCAAGGCTAGGAccacccctcaacccctccccggCGTTTGGGGGGCCCCCCATCCCCTCTCGCCCGGGCCCGCCGCCCATTAACGCCTTTGGCAGCAACAACCATCAGGACCCTTTCAGTGCCCCCCCACTGATCCCCTCTCGTCCCGCTCGCATCCCCCCTGGCGTGCCCAG ccgAAGACCCCCTGGCGCTCCTCACCGGCCCACCATAATCCGCCCTGCCGAGCCCTCCCTGCTAGACTAG